The sequence CCGAGCGCGGCAAGGGGACAAAAATTATAAATTAATATCAGTAATTTAGCTCAGGACCGATCATAGTTGACTCTAACAGCCCTGCCCAGTACCTAACGGCCCAAGTCATCCCACGGGGCATGCGGCATGAGCGATCCGGACCAGCAACAGCGGCTCGAACAGCTCGAGGCACGGATCAACGCCGTCAAGGGGCGCAACACGCCCAAGCCCATTCAGGATGAAAGCCACACTCAGGCGCAGCTTGCCTGGCGTATGGTGATCGAACTCGTGGCCGGTCTCGGGATCGGTTTCGGCATCGGATACGGCCTGGACGTGCTGTTTGGCACCCTGCCGATCTTCATGGTGCTGTTTACATTTCTGGGCCTTGCGGCCGGGGTAAAGACGATGCTCCGCTCCGCGCAGGAATTCCAGGCAAGACAGATGGTCGAACCGACCGAGGACGCGTCCGGCAAGGACGACAGGAACGAAGGAGCCTGAGATGGCGACAGAAGCGCATGGTGCAGAAGAAGGCGGCCTGGTTTTTCACCCGATGGACCAGTTCATCGTCGAACCCCTGTTCGGCGAAGGCGCGGTGTCCTGGTACACGGTGACCAACGCGACTCTCTGGATGTTCCTTGCGGTTGTGGCCACTTTCGCGTTGCTGGTGCTGGGCAGCTCCAAGCGGGCTCTCGTCCCCTCGCGGATGCAGTCCGTGGCCGAACTGGCCTATGGTTTCGTCTACAAGATGGTCGAGGACATCTGCGGCAAGGAAGGGGTGAAGTTCTTCCCCTACATCATGACGCTGTTCATGTTCATCGTCTGCGCCAACTTCCTCGGGCTCATCCCGACGGCCTTCACGCCCACCTCGCATTTCGCCGTCACGGTGCTTCTGGCGATGGCGGTGTTCCTGACCGTCACGATCCTGGGCTTCGTCAAGAACGGCGCAGGGTTCCTCAGCCTCTTCTGGGTCGCCTCGGCCCCGCTGGCGCTGCGTCCGATCCTGGCGATCATCGAACTGATTTCCTATTTCGTGCGCCCCGTCAGCCACTCCATTCGTCTGGCGGGCAACGTCATGGCGGGTCACGCGGTGATCAAGGTCTTCGCCGGCTTTGCCGCGATCACCCTGATCAGCCCCGTCTCCGTGGTCGCAATTACCGCGATGTACGGTCTCGAGGTCCTGGTGTCCTTTATCCAGGCCTATGTCTTTACCATCCTGACGTGTGTCTATCTCAAGGACGCGCTTCACCCGCACCACTAACCCGCGGGATCAAGACAACGGCGGGGTTTCCCGCCACCACGCAACTTCCAATCGTAAGGAGAATTCACATGGAAGGCGAACTCGCACACATCGGCGCAGGTCTGGCAGCAATCGGTTCCGGCGCAGCCGCGATCGGGGTCGGCAACGTGGCCGGCAACTACCTGGCAGGCGCTCTGCGCAACCCCTCCGCTGCGGCATCGCAGACGGCCACCCTCTTCATCGGCATCGCATTCGCGGAAGCGCTGGGCATCTTCGCCTTCCTCGTCGCGCTGCTGCTGATGTTCGCCGTTTAACTTCCCGGTTACGACATCCTTACGAACGGGCGGGTGTCGCTGACATCCGCCCAAGCGTAAAGAAAAGTTTCCAAGGAGGCCCTGATGGCAACTGAACCAATCGACGTCGAACTCGCCGGCACCTGCGTAGGGCCCAACGGCTCTGCCATCGGGATGCCGCAGCTGTGCTTCGACTGGTGGGGCAACCAGATTTTCTGGCTGATCCTGGCGCTTATCGCGACGTACCTTATCCTGTCCCGCGTGGCGCTCCCACGCATCGGGGCCGTGCTCGCCGAACGGCAGGGCACGATCAGCAACGATATCGCCGCCGCCGAGGACCTCAAGTCGAAAGCCGAGCAGGCAGAGGAAGCCTACAACAAGGCTCTGGTCGATGCCCGCGCCGAGGCGCAGCGCATCATCGCAGAGGCAAAGGCCGACATGCAGGCCGACCTGAATGCCGCGATGGCCAAGGCGGACGAGGAAATCGCCGCAAAGACCGCGGAGTCCGAAAAGGAAATCGCGAAGATCCGCGAAAGCGCGATGGAAAACGTCGAAGCCGTTGCCAAGGACACCGCGAAGGAAATCGTGGCGGTCATGGGCGGCAAGGCCGACGACAGCACCGTGAACGCGGCCGTCGAAGCCCGGATGAAAGGATAACCCATGCGTCTGATTTTGACCGCAGCAACCGCATCCGTCCTTGCCGCGTCGCCGGCCTTCGCGGCGGGGGATGTCTTCTTCTCGCTGACCAACACCGACTTCGTCGTCCTTCTGGCCTTCCTGCTGTTCCTTGCCGTACTGGTCTACTTCAAGGTGCCGGGCATGATGGGCAAGATGCTGGACAAGCGCGCGTCCGACATCCGGTCCGAACTGGAAGAGGCACGCGCCCTGCGTGAAGAGGCACAGACCCTTCTGGCCAGCTACGAGCGCAAGCAGAAGGAAGTGCAGGAGCAGGCAGACCGCATCGTCGCCACTGCCAAGGAAGAAGCCCAGCGGTCCGCGGAACAGGCGCGCGAGGAATTGTCCCGCTCGGTCGAACGCCGGCTGGCCGCCGCCGAAGACCAGATCGCCTCGGCCGAGGCCGCCGCGATCAAGGACGTGCGTGATCGGGCCGTGGCCGTCGCGATCGCTGCCGCGCGCGAGGTCATCGCCAAGCAGATGTCCGCTGCCGAGGGCAACAAGCTGATCGACGATGCCATCGCGCAGGTCGACACCAAGCTGCACTGATCCACGACCGATAACCATATCAAGCCCCGGCTCCGCCGGGGCTTTTTCGTTTCAGGGGCCGTTCTCGTTTCAGCCTTCGGTTTCGTGCTGAAGGCGCTGGCGCGCGATTTCTTCGTTGCGGTCTGCCTTTTTCTGGTTCGTCAGCGCGGTTTCGACGTAGTCGAGATGTGCCTCAACAGCCGACCGCGCCCGCGCCGGATCGCGGGCCTGCAACGCCGTGTTGATCGCGCGGTGCTGGTCCAGCAGGGCCGCCCGCGTGGTGCGTTGCCTGAACATGACCTGCCGGTTGTAAAAGACCCCGCCGCGCAGCAGTTCGTACATCGAACGCATCATGTGGAGCATGACCACGTTGTGGCTCGCCTCGATGATCGCCATGTGGAACTGCGCATCCAGCTGCGCCTCCTCTTCCCCGCTGCGCTTGCCGTGGGCCGCCTCCATCTTGTCGAATACCGCCTGCACTACCGCGAGATCGGTGTCCGAGCCAAAGGTTGCGGCCCGTTCCGCGGCCAGGCCCTCCATGTCACGACGGAACGACAGGTAGTCGAATACCGCCTCGTCATGGCGGGCAAACAGTTCGACCAGCGCGGGGGCAAAGGCGCTGCCCAGGACATCGGCCACGTATACGCCGGCGCCTGCCTTGGCTGTGAGCAACCCGGCCTGTTGCAACCGACCGATGGCATCCCTCAGCGAGGGGCGCGACACGTTCAGCCGCTCCGCCAGATCCCGTTCGGGCGGCAGGCGCTCGCCCGGGCGCAGGATGCCCCGAAGGATCAGCTCTTCGATCTGGCCGATCACCGCCTGCGACAGTTTCTCGGGTGTGACAGGTTGGAACGGCATTTCGACCCCTTGGAATTGGTCAGATCATATGACCGGAGCGGGACGCTCGCAATGGTTCACCATCGGGTCCCGGAGCGCGTTGCCGGGTAGAAACGAAATCTTAACGATTGTCGCGCTCAGTTGTCCCATGAGGTACGTGATCGCCCTTTTCGCCGTTCTGGCGCTTTGCGCCTGCAACACGCCGGCGCCCGAGTTCGGGGGGCTCGCGCCGACGCGCGTCAGCGTCGAGGGCTCCACCTTTGACGTGCGGCTGCGCGATGGCCGGGCGGAGGCGATCCGCGTCAACACGCAATACGCGCCGCGGTTCGGTCCGATCCAAGCGCGTGCGGGCAAGGCGATGGCGATGGTCAGCGGGTGCAGGGTCGTCGAAGTCACGGGCGACCAGGCACAGGCATTCGGCAGGCTCGACTGTGGCGATGGCCCGCCGCCAAAGCGGGCCAGACCGCCGCGCGTCGCCTGCGCGCCCCTTGCCGGCAGCAACCCGTTGACCGGGGGTGTCCCCAGCGATCAGGTGGCCTGCACCGCCGACTGAACTCGCAATATCTTGTGGATAAGAGCCCGCCGGACGCTCGCTGTGGTGGGTCGCGGTTGACATGCGGCACCCGTGGGCCGCATTTTCGTCGGACGCGGAATCAACGGGGCCCTCTCAGGTGCGCTTTTCGAAACTCAGGCTGACGGGCTTCAAAAGCTTCGTCGATCCGACGGATCTGATCATCGCCGATGGTCTGACCGGGGTCGTCGGTCCGAACGGGTGCGGCAAGTCGAACCTGCTGGAAGCGCTGCGCTGGGTCATGGGCGAGAACCGCCCCACGGCCATGCGCGGCGGCGGCATGGAGGACGTGATCTTTGCGGGTGCGGCCACACGTCCGGCCCGCAACTTTGCCGAGGTCGCGCTGCACATCGACAACAGCGAACGGCTGGCCCCGGCGGGCTTCAACGACCAAGATGCGCTGGAAATCGTCCGCCGCATCACCCGCGACGTGGGCAGCGCCTACAAGGCGGGTGGTAAGGACGTGCGGGCGCGTGATGTGCAGATGCTGTTCGCGGACGCGTCTACCGGGGCGCACAGCCCCGCGCTGGTCCGGCAGGGCCAGATCAGCGAACTGATCAATGCCAAGCCGAAGAACCGCCGCCGCATCCTCGAGGAAGCCGCTGGGATCTCTGGCCTTTACCAGAGGCGGCACGAGGCGGAACTGAAGCTGAACAGCGCGGAGACGAACCTGTCGCGGGTCGATGACGTGATCGAACAGCTTGCCAGCCAGTTGGCGCAACTGGCGAGGCAAGCCCGTCAGGCGGCCCGTTACCGCGAGATCGGGGACCATCTGCGCCGGACCGAGGGAATGCTGCTGTACCGTCGATGGCGCGAAGCGGACGACGCCCGCGCCAAGGCGGACGAAGACCTGCGCGCGCGCGTGACCGCAACGGTGCAGGCCCAGAACCTGGTGCAGCAGGCCATCAAGGCCCGCAGCGCCGCGGAAGAGGCCCTGCCCCCGTTGCGCGACGAAGAGGCCATCGCGGCCGCGGTGCTGCAGCGTCTGGTGGTGCAGCGGGATACGCTTGCGGATCAGGAAACACGCGCCCAGACGGCGATCGAGACCTTGACCAGCCGGATCGCGCAGCTGACCCGTGACATCGAACGCGAGGGCGGGTTGAACCGCGATGCGGGTGAGACCATCGACCGGCTGGAATGGGAGCAGCGCGAACTTGCCAAGGCGGGCGAGGGGCATGAAGCCGCGCTGGAAGCGGCGGCGGAGGCCGCACGCGAGGCGGCGACGGTGTTGCAGGCCCGCGAGGGCGATCTGGCTCAGTTGACCGAGGACGTGGCCCGGCTGGCCGCGCGCCACGGGTCGGCGGAGCGCCTGCTCGAGGACAGCCGCAAGACCCAGGCGAAGTCCGAGGCGGAGGCCCGGAAGGCGCAGGAGGCGGTCGACCAAAGCCGCGCGGCGCTGTCCAAGGCCGCGACGGATTTCGAGGCGGCGAAAGCTGCCGAGACGGCGGCGGTGGCCGCCGCTGCGACCGCGGACGAGGCGCTGCACGCGGCGGAGGAGGCCCGCGCCGAGACACAGGGCAGGGAGGCCGACGCCCGGGCGGAACGGTCAGAGGCGGAAGGCGAGATGAACGCGCTGCGGGCGGAGACCTCGGCGCTTGCCAAGCTGGTGGAACGGGACACGGCAGAGGGTGGCCAGATCCTTGACCGGTTGCAGGTCGAGCATGGCTTTGAAAAGGCGCTGGGGGCCGCATTGGCCGACGACCTGCGCGCGCCCGAGGTAGAGAGCGACGGCCCCTCGGGCTGGGCCGTCCTGCCGGCCTACGAGACCGAACAGCCACTTCCCGCCGGCGTCACGCCGCTTACACAGCACGTGTCGGTGCCGGATGTGCTTGTCCGGCGGATGGGCCAGATCGGGCTGGTGGACCCCGACGATGGGCCGCGCCTTCAGGCGGCGTTGCTGCCGGGTCAGCGGCTGGTCTCGCCCGAGGGAGACCTGTGGCGGTGGGACGGCTACCGCGCCTGGGCGGAGGATGCGCCTTCTGCCGCGGCGTTGCGCCTGCAGCAGTTGAACCGGCTCGAAGTGCTCAAGCAGTCGTTGGAGCAGGCGAGCCAGCGGGCGGAAGGCGCGCGCGCTGCGCATGACAGCCTGACGCGTTTGCTGGTCGAGCAGACGGAGGCCGACAAGCGTGCGCGCGAGGCCCGCCGCGACGCCGACCGCATGGTTGCCGATGCCGGACGCGCCCTGAGCCGGTCCGAAGCGGATCGCAACTTGGCGGAAGGGCGTCTGGAAAGCCTGGGTCTTGCCGTGAAACGTCACGAGGAGGAGGCGATGGCCGCCCGGGGGCGGGTGACCGAGGCCGAGCGCGCGCTTGCCGAGCTTGGCGATCTGTCGGACGCCCGCGCGGGGGTCGATGATATCCGCATGACGGTGGAAGCCGCGCGGATCACGATGATGTCCCGCCGGTCCGCCCACGACGAGCTGCGCCGCGAGGGCGAGGCGCGCACCAAGCGGTCGCAGGAAGTGGTCAAGGAACTCAGCGGTTGGAAACACCGGCTGGAGACCGCCGAGAAACGGACGGCGGAACTGGTGGAGCGCAAGTCCGCGTCGGAGGCCGACCTGAAGCAGGCCAGCGCCGTGCCCGCCGAGCTGGCTGCCGAACGCGAGACGCTGAGCGCCGAGATCACGGGGGCCGAGACGCGCCGGACCGATGCGGCGGAGGCACTGGCACAGGCCGAGGCCACGTTGCGCGCGGCGGCGGTGGCCGAACGCGAGGCGGAACGGGATGCATCGGAAGCGCGCGAGGCCCGCGCGCGGTCGGAAGCGCGCGCAGAAGCCGCCCGCGAGAGCGTTTCATCCGCCGCCGAGCGGATCGCGGAAGACAGCCAGCTGACCCCGAACCAGCTGCTGACCCGGCTGGACGTCAATCCCGACCAGATGCCCGGTGCGGATGCGCTCGAAGCGGATGTGAACCGTCTGAAACGCCAGCGGGATGCGCTGGGTGCGGTGAACCTTCGGGCGGAGGAAGA is a genomic window of Sulfitobacter alexandrii containing:
- a CDS encoding F0F1 ATP synthase subunit A, which gives rise to MATEAHGAEEGGLVFHPMDQFIVEPLFGEGAVSWYTVTNATLWMFLAVVATFALLVLGSSKRALVPSRMQSVAELAYGFVYKMVEDICGKEGVKFFPYIMTLFMFIVCANFLGLIPTAFTPTSHFAVTVLLAMAVFLTVTILGFVKNGAGFLSLFWVASAPLALRPILAIIELISYFVRPVSHSIRLAGNVMAGHAVIKVFAGFAAITLISPVSVVAITAMYGLEVLVSFIQAYVFTILTCVYLKDALHPHH
- a CDS encoding AtpZ/AtpI family protein; the protein is MSDPDQQQRLEQLEARINAVKGRNTPKPIQDESHTQAQLAWRMVIELVAGLGIGFGIGYGLDVLFGTLPIFMVLFTFLGLAAGVKTMLRSAQEFQARQMVEPTEDASGKDDRNEGA
- a CDS encoding F0F1 ATP synthase subunit B', whose product is MATEPIDVELAGTCVGPNGSAIGMPQLCFDWWGNQIFWLILALIATYLILSRVALPRIGAVLAERQGTISNDIAAAEDLKSKAEQAEEAYNKALVDARAEAQRIIAEAKADMQADLNAAMAKADEEIAAKTAESEKEIAKIRESAMENVEAVAKDTAKEIVAVMGGKADDSTVNAAVEARMKG
- a CDS encoding F0F1 ATP synthase subunit C, with the protein product MEGELAHIGAGLAAIGSGAAAIGVGNVAGNYLAGALRNPSAAASQTATLFIGIAFAEALGIFAFLVALLLMFAV
- the smc gene encoding chromosome segregation protein SMC encodes the protein MRFSKLRLTGFKSFVDPTDLIIADGLTGVVGPNGCGKSNLLEALRWVMGENRPTAMRGGGMEDVIFAGAATRPARNFAEVALHIDNSERLAPAGFNDQDALEIVRRITRDVGSAYKAGGKDVRARDVQMLFADASTGAHSPALVRQGQISELINAKPKNRRRILEEAAGISGLYQRRHEAELKLNSAETNLSRVDDVIEQLASQLAQLARQARQAARYREIGDHLRRTEGMLLYRRWREADDARAKADEDLRARVTATVQAQNLVQQAIKARSAAEEALPPLRDEEAIAAAVLQRLVVQRDTLADQETRAQTAIETLTSRIAQLTRDIEREGGLNRDAGETIDRLEWEQRELAKAGEGHEAALEAAAEAAREAATVLQAREGDLAQLTEDVARLAARHGSAERLLEDSRKTQAKSEAEARKAQEAVDQSRAALSKAATDFEAAKAAETAAVAAAATADEALHAAEEARAETQGREADARAERSEAEGEMNALRAETSALAKLVERDTAEGGQILDRLQVEHGFEKALGAALADDLRAPEVESDGPSGWAVLPAYETEQPLPAGVTPLTQHVSVPDVLVRRMGQIGLVDPDDGPRLQAALLPGQRLVSPEGDLWRWDGYRAWAEDAPSAAALRLQQLNRLEVLKQSLEQASQRAEGARAAHDSLTRLLVEQTEADKRAREARRDADRMVADAGRALSRSEADRNLAEGRLESLGLAVKRHEEEAMAARGRVTEAERALAELGDLSDARAGVDDIRMTVEAARITMMSRRSAHDELRREGEARTKRSQEVVKELSGWKHRLETAEKRTAELVERKSASEADLKQASAVPAELAAERETLSAEITGAETRRTDAAEALAQAEATLRAAAVAEREAERDASEAREARARSEARAEAARESVSSAAERIAEDSQLTPNQLLTRLDVNPDQMPGADALEADVNRLKRQRDALGAVNLRAEEDAKAVQEEHDTLITEKTDLEEAIKTLRSGIASLNREGRERLLTAFEQVNSNFAMLFRHLFNGGEANLVMVESDDPLEAGLEIMCQPPGKKLSTLSLLSGGEQTLTAMALIFAVFLANPAPICVLDEVDAPLDDANVTRFCDLLDEMCRQTDTRFLIITHHAVTMSRMDRLFGVTMAEQGVSQLVSVDLKKAEALVA
- a CDS encoding F0F1 ATP synthase subunit B, whose product is MRLILTAATASVLAASPAFAAGDVFFSLTNTDFVVLLAFLLFLAVLVYFKVPGMMGKMLDKRASDIRSELEEARALREEAQTLLASYERKQKEVQEQADRIVATAKEEAQRSAEQAREELSRSVERRLAAAEDQIASAEAAAIKDVRDRAVAVAIAAAREVIAKQMSAAEGNKLIDDAIAQVDTKLH
- a CDS encoding FCD domain-containing protein, whose amino-acid sequence is MPFQPVTPEKLSQAVIGQIEELILRGILRPGERLPPERDLAERLNVSRPSLRDAIGRLQQAGLLTAKAGAGVYVADVLGSAFAPALVELFARHDEAVFDYLSFRRDMEGLAAERAATFGSDTDLAVVQAVFDKMEAAHGKRSGEEEAQLDAQFHMAIIEASHNVVMLHMMRSMYELLRGGVFYNRQVMFRQRTTRAALLDQHRAINTALQARDPARARSAVEAHLDYVETALTNQKKADRNEEIARQRLQHETEG